A region from the Paludicola sp. MB14-C6 genome encodes:
- the dpsA gene encoding dipicolinate synthase subunit DpsA, protein MIQNKTILVAGGDLRQMSLAKLFDKNNKVFCVGLEQGSGISHLKTTVDELIMKNVAFDYIILPMPASLDNNTINCPFSSKNLLIDDVLCLADEKTAVYGGKLSLNMKQHLEEKKLWYLDYLDREELAVLNAVPTAEGTIQILMEELPTTVYGTRCLLIGNGRITKVLTPRLIAMGAKVTVSARKYSDYAWIEIAGAKAISTHDIASHILNQDVVINTVPAMVLNEEILSKVDENCLLIDLASKPGGIDFTIAREMGLKTIWALSLPGKVAPVSAGKIIYETIQNVEAERRIHLD, encoded by the coding sequence ATGATTCAAAACAAAACAATATTAGTAGCAGGTGGCGATTTAAGGCAAATGTCCTTAGCAAAGCTTTTTGATAAAAATAATAAAGTGTTCTGTGTCGGGCTTGAACAAGGAAGTGGAATTTCTCATTTAAAGACTACTGTGGATGAATTGATTATGAAAAATGTAGCTTTTGACTACATAATATTACCAATGCCAGCAAGTCTTGATAATAACACAATAAACTGTCCTTTTAGTAGTAAAAATTTATTGATAGATGATGTACTGTGTTTAGCAGATGAAAAAACCGCTGTATATGGCGGTAAGCTATCCTTAAATATGAAGCAGCATTTAGAAGAGAAAAAGCTTTGGTATTTAGATTATTTGGATCGTGAAGAGTTAGCAGTGTTAAATGCTGTTCCTACTGCGGAAGGTACCATCCAAATTTTGATGGAAGAGCTGCCAACTACCGTTTATGGAACACGCTGTCTGTTGATTGGTAATGGCAGAATTACAAAAGTATTGACGCCACGTTTAATTGCCATGGGTGCAAAGGTAACGGTGAGTGCAAGAAAGTATTCAGATTATGCTTGGATTGAAATAGCCGGAGCAAAAGCAATTTCAACGCATGATATTGCATCCCATATTTTAAATCAAGATGTTGTAATCAATACTGTACCAGCAATGGTATTAAATGAAGAGATTTTATCAAAGGTTGATGAAAACTGTTTGTTGATTGATTTAGCATCAAAACCGGGTGGAATAGATTTTACAATTGCAAGAGAAATGGGATTAAAAACAATTTGGGCACTTTCACTTCCAGGAAAAGTAGCGCCAGTATCTGCAGGAAAAATTATTTATGAAACAATCCAAAACGTTGAGGCTGAGAGGAGGATACATCTTGACTAA
- a CDS encoding N-acetylmuramoyl-L-alanine amidase family protein, whose protein sequence is MKIYKANSLAQNKPAPITQSQKKTVSAVKTSNAPLSGKRIVVDAGHGGKDPGTISPNNKTYEANLNLMIAYKLKDALEKMGVEVIMTRTKEITQKLGTNTKLELENRGNMIEKANADMVLSVHQNFNEDNSQISGVQIICRTEQSVALADFLQKAFNKELNKRLNYIKDKYILLAYGQQPSVIVECGFLSNPQEEQLLTTDKYQQRLIDILIKQVKLYFQQDNIT, encoded by the coding sequence ATGAAAATCTACAAAGCCAATAGCTTAGCCCAAAACAAGCCTGCTCCCATTACCCAATCTCAAAAGAAAACCGTTTCTGCTGTAAAAACATCAAATGCACCATTATCAGGCAAAAGAATCGTTGTCGATGCAGGGCATGGTGGAAAAGATCCCGGAACAATCAGCCCAAATAATAAAACCTATGAAGCAAATCTAAATTTAATGATAGCCTATAAGCTAAAAGATGCCCTCGAAAAAATGGGTGTTGAAGTTATTATGACAAGAACAAAAGAAATTACACAGAAATTAGGAACCAACACTAAGTTAGAATTAGAAAACCGTGGAAATATGATTGAAAAAGCAAATGCTGACATGGTACTCAGCGTTCATCAAAATTTTAATGAAGATAATAGCCAGATAAGTGGTGTTCAAATAATATGTAGAACTGAACAGTCAGTTGCTTTAGCGGATTTTTTACAAAAAGCTTTTAATAAAGAGCTAAATAAAAGATTAAATTACATTAAAGATAAATATATTTTATTAGCATATGGCCAACAACCAAGCGTTATTGTTGAATGCGGATTTTTATCAAACCCACAAGAAGAACAACTATTAACAACAGACAAATATCAGCAGCGCTTAATTGATATATTGATTAAGCAAGTGAAATTATATTTTCAACAAGATAATATTACATAG
- a CDS encoding MATE family efflux transporter yields the protein MKPFTKFKSQNEETRLSHFLTNQLGSKHFTYKQILSMLVPLILDQFFIFFIGTLTTFMISASGEDSVAAVTLVGPITFLIVALFSSVSAGGTVIVAQYKGKGDEKQMRRAAGQVVLTTFLVATIGSLILILFAEPIINTLFHSADPTVKLKAKNYMIGICLSNPAFSIFNGIFNVLRGVGDTKTCLRLTIVINVIHLFASYLFINICKLDILGTAISLNLARFIGCAIALYLILRPNDILTLKLKDMFQFRWSIQKAIIKIGIPFSLEQVFFNLGRMLTQVYMIQLGQSAIAADAIASSGSNLFYSAGFAVATLAITVVGQCIGAGDIKQAKKYGKKLIGLGTVCMLISVAVLYPFMPLIIKLSNPSATIIPMIHQAMLIGVIAIPFFWSSSYVMPSVLRAGGDAGFTSIVSLVIMWIARVALGYILAITLGLGLNGMWISMGVEWAARAIIFQIRFKGDKWHKKNLIA from the coding sequence ATGAAACCTTTTACGAAATTTAAAAGTCAAAATGAAGAAACACGTCTTTCTCATTTTCTAACCAATCAATTAGGGAGCAAGCATTTTACATATAAACAAATACTTTCAATGCTTGTCCCTTTAATATTAGATCAGTTTTTTATCTTTTTTATTGGTACCCTTACTACGTTTATGATTAGTGCTTCCGGCGAAGACTCTGTAGCTGCGGTAACACTTGTAGGTCCAATTACTTTTTTAATTGTGGCGTTGTTTTCTTCTGTTAGTGCAGGAGGCACAGTTATAGTTGCCCAATATAAAGGAAAAGGCGACGAAAAGCAAATGCGCAGAGCCGCAGGTCAAGTTGTATTAACCACTTTTCTTGTTGCAACCATTGGAAGCTTGATTTTAATTTTGTTTGCTGAACCAATCATCAATACCCTGTTTCATAGTGCCGACCCCACTGTTAAATTAAAAGCAAAAAACTATATGATAGGAATTTGCTTATCCAATCCTGCATTTTCTATTTTCAATGGTATATTTAACGTTTTACGTGGTGTGGGTGACACAAAAACCTGCTTACGTTTAACAATCGTCATAAACGTCATCCACTTATTTGCAAGCTATTTGTTTATCAACATTTGCAAACTCGATATTCTTGGAACGGCAATCTCTTTGAATCTTGCTCGCTTTATTGGATGTGCTATTGCTTTATATTTGATATTACGACCTAACGACATCTTAACTTTAAAATTAAAAGATATGTTTCAGTTCCGTTGGTCAATACAAAAAGCAATTATTAAAATTGGTATTCCGTTTTCGTTGGAACAAGTTTTCTTTAACTTAGGAAGAATGTTAACCCAAGTTTATATGATTCAATTAGGTCAATCTGCAATTGCTGCTGATGCAATTGCTTCATCTGGTTCTAACTTATTTTATAGTGCAGGATTTGCTGTTGCAACATTAGCAATCACTGTTGTCGGCCAATGTATTGGTGCGGGAGATATCAAGCAAGCCAAAAAATACGGCAAAAAGCTAATTGGACTTGGAACAGTTTGTATGCTAATCAGCGTAGCAGTTTTATATCCGTTTATGCCGTTGATTATAAAGCTATCCAACCCATCTGCTACCATCATCCCAATGATTCACCAAGCTATGTTAATCGGTGTCATTGCAATTCCATTTTTCTGGTCATCATCTTATGTTATGCCAAGCGTTCTACGTGCAGGCGGTGACGCAGGATTTACTTCTATCGTTTCATTGGTTATTATGTGGATTGCTCGTGTTGCTTTAGGTTATATTCTTGCTATTACATTAGGCTTAGGTTTAAATGGAATGTGGATTAGCATGGGTGTTGAATGGGCAGCTCGTGCAATTATATTCCAAATTCGATTTAAAGGCGATAAATGGCATAAGAAGAATTTAATCGCTTAA
- a CDS encoding dipicolinate synthase subunit B, producing MTKIKLGYCFCGSFCTFKQNIEIMRELSKKYDIQPIMSFNAASINTRFGKAADFIAEMESICKKPVIRTIEDAEPIGPTHMTDIMLVSPCTGNTLAKLANSITDTPVTMAVKSHLRNHLPVVLAVSSNDALSGSAKNIGILQSLKYMYFVPMGQDNHKIKPCSLVARFCDIEKTLEAAQNGKQIEPMILGPYLNEE from the coding sequence TTGACTAAAATAAAGTTAGGCTATTGCTTTTGCGGCTCTTTTTGCACATTTAAACAAAATATTGAAATAATGCGAGAGCTTTCAAAAAAGTATGATATTCAACCAATCATGTCCTTTAATGCAGCTTCAATCAACACTCGATTTGGAAAAGCAGCAGATTTTATTGCCGAAATGGAGTCAATTTGTAAAAAGCCAGTAATCCGTACAATTGAAGATGCTGAGCCAATTGGACCAACGCATATGACCGATATTATGTTGGTGTCACCTTGTACAGGAAACACTTTGGCAAAACTAGCAAATTCGATTACTGATACCCCTGTTACTATGGCGGTTAAAAGCCATTTGCGCAATCATCTACCCGTTGTATTAGCAGTATCCTCAAATGATGCGTTAAGTGGGAGCGCAAAAAATATTGGAATATTACAAAGCTTAAAATATATGTATTTTGTTCCAATGGGTCAAGATAACCATAAAATCAAACCATGCTCTTTAGTTGCAAGGTTTTGTGATATTGAAAAAACGTTAGAGGCAGCGCAAAACGGCAAACAAATAGAGCCAATGATACTTGGACCATATTTAAACGAAGAATAG
- a CDS encoding late competence development ComFB family protein, whose translation MNSEMAKVKKAFDKELMYKKIMPSASKQSSEEPEDKESQNQIQEINESQKLEKAVAQNGAALFQNKEIKWINENPGESILYNVTERLVMNRLEIALKKMNCCRCDRCKKDIVALTLNNLPPLYVVCTNDEIDSLLEKNEKLGLQVTSAILKAILTVRKKPRH comes from the coding sequence GTGAATTCTGAAATGGCAAAAGTGAAAAAGGCTTTTGATAAAGAACTGATGTATAAAAAAATAATGCCGTCAGCATCAAAACAATCTTCGGAAGAACCCGAAGATAAGGAATCCCAAAATCAAATTCAAGAAATCAATGAATCGCAAAAGCTTGAAAAAGCTGTAGCACAAAACGGGGCAGCTTTATTTCAAAATAAAGAGATTAAATGGATTAACGAAAATCCCGGTGAATCCATTTTATATAATGTAACGGAACGATTAGTAATGAATCGATTGGAAATTGCATTGAAAAAGATGAACTGTTGTCGATGTGACCGATGCAAAAAGGATATTGTCGCGCTTACGCTAAATAATCTTCCCCCACTATATGTGGTTTGCACCAATGATGAAATTGACAGCTTATTAGAGAAAAATGAGAAGCTTGGATTGCAAGTAACTTCGGCAATCTTAAAAGCAATTTTAACCGTTCGTAAAAAACCGAGACATTAA
- a CDS encoding FAD-dependent oxidoreductase, with amino-acid sequence MSTIFMSKKEIPVRYEYDVVILGGGTAGAIAGIAAAREGAKALIVERYGCLGGSQTMALVTPIMPEGMKEGNAESSISKEIRLRLQAKGFAHKYDGNNSSWFDTEMLKVELEELAIENGCDLLYHTSFVDAVMDEQKIKAIIVTNKAGLEAITAKQFIDCTGDGDLAVLVGAGYTKGNQNGKNQSVSLRFEMVGVDMNRFGEFLEQGGQADGYTRPPLLSTYRGNLSKTLDRVLEEKCKEGYVTEQDIHYVQLFSMPGNPTAISFNCPELGDSKNAIDPIYMTKKSIEGKQSIVRLATCFQKFIPGFENSSIGQIAPMLGVRESRNIVTEYQLGIDDVMNYTKYPDAIAMSDYEIDIHGAKDEALTQKSYNKSLPLNEQYFTIPYRSLIVKGIDNLLVAGRCAGFDFYVQSTVRVQHTCRYMGEAVGIGAAIGAKENKAANQVDGAIVREKMITYGSDLR; translated from the coding sequence TTGAGTACTATTTTTATGTCCAAAAAAGAAATTCCAGTCCGTTATGAATATGATGTAGTGATATTGGGCGGTGGAACAGCTGGTGCAATTGCGGGAATTGCAGCAGCAAGAGAAGGTGCAAAAGCACTCATTGTGGAACGTTATGGGTGCTTAGGCGGTAGCCAAACTATGGCATTGGTTACACCAATTATGCCTGAGGGTATGAAAGAGGGAAATGCAGAAAGCTCAATTAGCAAAGAAATCCGCTTGCGTTTACAAGCAAAGGGCTTTGCTCATAAGTATGATGGCAACAACAGCAGCTGGTTTGATACAGAGATGTTAAAAGTCGAACTTGAAGAATTAGCAATAGAAAACGGTTGTGATTTGCTTTATCATACTTCATTTGTAGATGCGGTTATGGATGAACAAAAGATAAAAGCCATAATTGTAACAAATAAGGCAGGACTAGAGGCAATTACGGCAAAACAATTTATTGATTGTACAGGAGATGGAGATTTAGCGGTTTTGGTTGGAGCAGGCTATACAAAAGGCAATCAAAACGGAAAGAATCAATCGGTATCACTTCGCTTTGAGATGGTGGGCGTTGATATGAATCGCTTTGGTGAATTTCTCGAGCAAGGTGGACAAGCAGACGGATATACTCGTCCTCCATTGCTTTCAACATATCGAGGTAACTTGAGCAAAACGCTTGATCGAGTTTTAGAAGAAAAATGCAAAGAAGGATATGTAACAGAGCAAGATATTCATTATGTTCAATTGTTTTCTATGCCGGGTAATCCAACAGCAATCAGTTTTAACTGTCCGGAACTGGGAGATAGCAAAAATGCAATTGATCCTATTTATATGACCAAGAAATCCATAGAAGGCAAGCAATCCATTGTGCGCTTGGCAACTTGCTTTCAAAAGTTTATTCCTGGATTTGAAAATAGCTCTATTGGACAAATTGCTCCAATGTTGGGTGTTCGTGAAAGTCGTAATATCGTAACAGAATATCAATTAGGTATTGATGATGTTATGAATTACACAAAATACCCAGATGCAATAGCTATGAGTGATTATGAAATTGATATTCACGGAGCAAAAGATGAAGCACTGACTCAAAAATCGTATAATAAGTCTTTACCGTTAAATGAACAGTACTTCACTATTCCATATCGAAGCTTGATTGTAAAGGGTATTGATAACTTGCTTGTTGCAGGTCGCTGTGCAGGGTTTGATTTTTATGTGCAATCCACTGTACGAGTACAACACACATGCCGTTATATGGGGGAAGCAGTAGGAATCGGTGCTGCAATTGGAGCAAAGGAAAACAAAGCAGCAAACCAAGTAGATGGCGCAATTGTTCGAGAGAAAATGATTACATACGGTTCTGATTTAAGATAG